From Chloroflexota bacterium:
ATTGTAGCCTACCTTCAGAGACTTGATCCCCGTCCGTTCCCTCTCCTGCCGCTCCAGATTTGCCAGGTATCGCCTGGCATCCTTTGAGGCGTCTCGGAGCTGGTCCAGCTCCGGTGAGAAGCCCTGCCTGATCGCTCCGCCTTCTTCTGGATTCATCGGAGGATCATCGGCAATGGCCTGGGAGATCAGGGCGACCACTTCCTCGCAGGGCTGGAGCCTTTCTGTCAACCAGTGGGGTGCAGAGGCGTCTTGAAGGACCGCCTTGATCTGGGGGATGATCTCCAGGCTGCGCCGCAGCGTCACGAGTTCCTTGGGAGTAGCCTGGCCTGCCCTGACCCTGTTGGCCAGCCGTTCCAGGTCTGCTATCTGATGGAGCAGCGCTATCACCCTGCCGCGATTAATGTTATCTGCGCAGAACTTCTCTATGGCGTCCTGCCGTTCCACCAGTTGTGCTATGTCCAGGAGGGGATGCCCCAACCACCGCTTGAGCAGCCTGCCCCCCATGGACGTTTGGGTCAGGTCAATGACTGACAGGAGCGAGCCAGCAGTGGTTCCCAGGCGGCTGTTGCGGAAGATTTCCAGGTTGCGCCTGGTCTGGGCGTCCAGGACCATGTAGCCTTCGGTGGAGTAGGTGGTGAGCCGTGTTAATACGCCCAAGGCAGCCTTCTGGTTCTCCTGGAGGTAACGAATGATCGTGCCGGCGGCTCTTATGGCCTGCGGCAGGTGGGCGCAGCCGTAGCCCTCGAGCGTGACAGCGCCGAAATGGTCTAGCAATGCCTGGCTAGCTGTTTCCAGTTCGAACCAGTCGTCATCCACGGGCGTTAGAGTGGCCACCTGGGTCAAATCAGAAAGGTCCAGGTGGCGTGGGGAAATAACTTCCGATGGTTGCAGGCGTTCCAGCTCAGGGAGGAGGCGGTCAGCAGCAAGCTGAGTGGTGGCAAACTCGGAGGTGGTTATATCCACATAGGCCAGCCCGGCCTGGTCGTTGGCAATGATCACGCTGGCCAGGTAGTTGTTCGCTGTTCCCTCAAGAAGGCTCGGTTCGACTATGGTTCCTGGCGTCACCACCCTTACCACGTCCCTTTCCACCAGCCCCTTCCCCGGAGGACTCAGTTGCTCGCAGATGGCTACCTTGTATCCCCGGTTGATGAGTTTGGCCAGGTAGTTGTCCAGGGCGTGGTGAGGCACACCGGCCATGGGAATCTTGTTTCCCCGGCCCAATTCTCTGGAGGTGAGGGTGATTTCCAGCACCTGAGAGACGAGGACGGCGTCATCATCAAAGGCCTCGTAGAAGTCTCCCAGGCGAAAGAGGACAACGACTTCCGGGTATCTCTGCTTTATCCTGAGGTACTGCTGCCGGATGGGAGTCGGCTTCACCTTTCCCCTTTTCCCATATTCTACTATAGAACCATGGATTCTACTATGAAC
This genomic window contains:
- the mutS gene encoding DNA mismatch repair protein MutS — translated: MKPTPIRQQYLRIKQRYPEVVVLFRLGDFYEAFDDDAVLVSQVLEITLTSRELGRGNKIPMAGVPHHALDNYLAKLINRGYKVAICEQLSPPGKGLVERDVVRVVTPGTIVEPSLLEGTANNYLASVIIANDQAGLAYVDITTSEFATTQLAADRLLPELERLQPSEVISPRHLDLSDLTQVATLTPVDDDWFELETASQALLDHFGAVTLEGYGCAHLPQAIRAAGTIIRYLQENQKAALGVLTRLTTYSTEGYMVLDAQTRRNLEIFRNSRLGTTAGSLLSVIDLTQTSMGGRLLKRWLGHPLLDIAQLVERQDAIEKFCADNINRGRVIALLHQIADLERLANRVRAGQATPKELVTLRRSLEIIPQIKAVLQDASAPHWLTERLQPCEEVVALISQAIADDPPMNPEEGGAIRQGFSPELDQLRDASKDARRYLANLERQERERTGIKSLKVGYNKVFGYYIEVSKSNLDHVPEDYIRKQTLTGGERFFTVELKEYESHILNAQTRISELESAIFRQICQQVGGWRERLLILADALAHLDVFSSLAEVAVRNNYHRPVLTNDDTIAINGGRHPVVEQSLTNDRFIPNDTHLSNKDAQLIILTGPNMSGKSTYLRQVALIVLLAQIGSFVPADSATTGLVDRIFTRIGAQEDLAAGQSTFMVEMVETANILNNATPRSLIILDEIGRGTSTYDGLSIAHAVAEYVHNHPRLGAKTLFATHYHELVELASYLPRVKNFNVAVTEEGGKVVFLRKVIPGGADKSYGIHVAQLAGLPRGVLHRAQEVLAELEGDHQPKLPRKPKGRGRHVPEAPPQQLLLFGQTPPVVEEIRKLDLDSLSPLEALNKLYELQRKAKEG